One genomic segment of Fusobacterium sp. includes these proteins:
- a CDS encoding toxin-antitoxin system YwqK family antitoxin, with amino-acid sequence MKKLLVSCTLLMLLFFTGCFLKKAENIELERRNGIIYRIGDKKPFTGTKKSFYPNGKLAAIEKFKDGKKHGKVKKYYEDGTLSTEYSYKNETLHGKYVEFNENGKLQKEIGFKNGKKHGIVRCYCGEDGKLHQDSIYEDGKLTGKRTTYYPDGSLLEITEWKEDKLSGTFEQYYMNGQLKVKGTFKKGRAQGKGREYYEDGSLMGETTYLNGKAEGYSAEYYSNGKIAKELNYMDGFENGDSISYHPNGQIQEKGIYVHGKKEGIWEMYHSDGRIINKITFKDDDSKYGEEYNYDINKNLELKVTWNTADDEFVYEHYKNGKIINKIVQENNKN; translated from the coding sequence ATGAAAAAATTATTGGTTTCATGTACTTTGTTAATGCTTTTATTCTTCACAGGATGTTTTCTAAAAAAAGCAGAAAATATAGAACTAGAAAGAAGAAATGGAATAATCTATAGAATAGGAGATAAGAAGCCCTTTACAGGAACAAAGAAAAGTTTTTATCCAAATGGTAAATTAGCAGCAATAGAAAAATTTAAAGATGGAAAAAAACATGGAAAGGTAAAAAAGTATTATGAAGATGGGACATTATCAACAGAATATTCTTATAAAAATGAGACCTTGCATGGAAAATATGTAGAATTTAATGAAAATGGGAAACTTCAAAAGGAAATAGGGTTTAAAAATGGAAAAAAACATGGAATAGTAAGATGTTATTGTGGAGAAGATGGAAAACTTCATCAAGATTCTATATATGAAGATGGAAAACTTACAGGAAAAAGAACTACATATTATCCAGATGGAAGTCTTTTGGAAATAACAGAATGGAAAGAAGATAAACTTTCAGGGACATTTGAACAATATTATATGAATGGACAGCTGAAGGTGAAAGGCACTTTTAAAAAGGGAAGAGCTCAAGGAAAAGGAAGAGAATACTATGAAGATGGAAGTCTTATGGGAGAAACAACATATTTAAATGGAAAGGCTGAGGGATATTCAGCAGAATATTATTCAAATGGAAAAATAGCTAAAGAACTTAACTATATGGATGGGTTTGAAAATGGAGATAGTATAAGTTATCATCCAAATGGACAGATACAGGAAAAAGGGATATATGTTCATGGAAAAAAAGAAGGAATTTGGGAAATGTATCATTCAGATGGAAGGATTATAAATAAAATAACATTCAAAGATGATGATTCTAAATATGGTGAAGAGTATAACTATGATATTAATAAAAATTTAGAGCTGAAAGTTACTTGGAATACAGCTGATGATGAATTTGTATATGAGCATTATAAAAATGGAAAAATCATAAATAAGATAGTACAAGAAAATAATAAAAATTAA
- a CDS encoding aspartate/glutamate racemase family protein, giving the protein MKTIGLIGGMSWESTVTYYEIINRTIKEKLGGLHSGKLVLFSVDFQEIEECQAKGEWNKSAEILTEAAQNLEKAGADFVVICTNTMHKIAPDIQRNINIPILHIAEATADELDKKEIKKVALLGTKYTMEQEFYKNKLTDRGIEVVIPDDEDRVEVNRVIYEELCLGKILPLSKKRFLDVMDKLVKKGAQGVILGCTEIGLLVQQKDTIIPLFDTAAIHAERAALKSIKE; this is encoded by the coding sequence ATGAAAACAATAGGTTTGATTGGTGGAATGAGCTGGGAAAGTACAGTTACTTACTATGAAATAATTAATAGAACAATAAAAGAGAAACTTGGAGGACTTCATTCTGGAAAATTGGTTCTTTTCAGTGTAGATTTTCAAGAAATAGAAGAATGTCAGGCAAAAGGTGAATGGAATAAAAGTGCAGAAATTTTAACAGAAGCAGCACAAAACTTAGAAAAAGCAGGAGCAGATTTTGTAGTTATATGTACAAATACAATGCATAAAATAGCTCCAGATATTCAGAGAAATATTAATATTCCTATACTTCATATAGCAGAGGCAACAGCAGATGAACTGGATAAAAAAGAAATAAAAAAAGTTGCTCTATTGGGAACAAAATATACTATGGAACAGGAATTCTATAAAAATAAATTAACAGACAGAGGGATAGAAGTTGTAATTCCTGATGATGAAGACAGAGTGGAAGTAAATAGAGTAATTTATGAAGAATTGTGTCTTGGAAAGATATTGCCACTGTCTAAAAAGAGATTTCTTGATGTAATGGATAAATTAGTAAAAAAAGGAGCACAGGGAGTTATACTTGGTTGTACAGAGATTGGTCTTTTAGTACAACAGAAAGATACAATTATTCCTTTATTTGATACAGCAGCAATACATGCTGAAAGAGCAGCTCTAAAATCAATAAAAGAATAA
- a CDS encoding SPL family radical SAM protein, giving the protein MSQSFQKNNAHYIKVKGILSAKNGMNLYRGCSHGCIYCDSRSTCYRILHDFEDIEIKENAVELLEETLKRRRKKCMIGTGSMTDPYIPLELKIENVKKTLDLIYKYGFGFTLITKSDMILRDLDLLKKINEKTKCVVQVTLTTYDEDLCKKIEPNVSTTKKRFEVLKKLRDAGIPTVVWLCPILPFINDTYENINGILNYCIEAKVYGIICFGIGMTLREGSREYFYQQLDRLFPHMKERYIRTFGNKYEIISPNNRKLMELFHKKCSQHGIINDNKKIFEYLSTFDEKHTFSQLNLF; this is encoded by the coding sequence ATGAGTCAATCATTTCAAAAGAATAATGCACACTACATAAAAGTAAAAGGAATTTTATCAGCTAAAAATGGAATGAACCTCTATCGTGGCTGTTCTCATGGCTGTATCTATTGTGATTCAAGAAGCACTTGTTATAGAATACTTCATGACTTTGAAGACATTGAAATCAAAGAGAATGCTGTTGAATTATTAGAAGAAACGCTTAAACGCAGACGAAAAAAATGTATGATAGGTACTGGTTCTATGACAGATCCTTATATTCCTCTTGAATTAAAAATTGAAAATGTCAAAAAAACACTGGATTTAATATATAAATATGGTTTCGGTTTTACTCTTATAACAAAATCAGATATGATATTGAGAGATTTAGATTTATTGAAAAAAATAAATGAAAAAACAAAGTGTGTAGTTCAAGTCACTTTAACAACCTATGATGAAGATTTATGTAAAAAAATTGAACCTAATGTGAGTACTACAAAAAAACGTTTTGAAGTATTAAAAAAATTAAGAGATGCAGGAATACCAACAGTTGTATGGCTCTGTCCTATCCTTCCTTTTATCAATGATACTTATGAAAATATCAATGGAATTCTAAATTATTGTATTGAAGCTAAAGTTTATGGAATTATATGTTTTGGAATTGGTATGACGCTTCGAGAGGGGAGTAGAGAATATTTTTATCAGCAATTAGACAGATTATTTCCTCATATGAAAGAAAGATATATTCGTACTTTTGGAAATAAATATGAAATAATAAGTCCAAACAACAGGAAACTGATGGAATTATTCCATAAAAAATGTTCACAGCATGGAATTATAAATGATAATAAAAAAATATTTGAATATCTCAGTACATTTGATGAAAAACATACTTTTTCTCAATTAAACTTATTTTAA
- a CDS encoding dipeptide/oligopeptide/nickel ABC transporter ATP-binding protein: MFLEVRNLNKYYSSRNLFSKEKKQILKDVTFDVKEGEIFSIIGQSGAGKSTIGKILLGIEKESSGNIMLMGRPLKEMVKKEVQMVFQDPYSSLNPAMKIGKILEEPLKVNGVKDKKEREERVKAMLKEIGLEETCGVKYPSELSGGQRQRVVIGAAMIMKPKLVVCDEPVASLDLSIQNQILNLIKKFNKEYNTTFIFISHDLGVVYNISHRVLLLYKGEVQEIRETVEFFKNPSSKYGKYFLDGIKV, translated from the coding sequence ATGTTTTTAGAGGTAAGGAATCTAAATAAATATTATAGTTCAAGAAATCTTTTTTCCAAAGAGAAAAAGCAGATATTGAAAGATGTAACTTTTGATGTAAAAGAAGGAGAAATATTTTCAATTATTGGGCAGTCAGGAGCAGGTAAATCCACTATTGGAAAGATACTTTTAGGAATAGAAAAAGAGAGCAGTGGGAATATAATGCTTATGGGACGTCCTCTTAAAGAAATGGTAAAAAAAGAAGTACAGATGGTATTTCAAGATCCATACAGTTCTTTAAACCCTGCTATGAAAATAGGAAAGATACTGGAAGAACCATTGAAAGTAAATGGTGTCAAAGATAAAAAAGAAAGAGAAGAAAGAGTAAAAGCTATGCTTAAAGAGATAGGACTAGAAGAAACATGTGGAGTAAAATATCCATCAGAATTAAGTGGAGGACAGAGGCAGAGGGTAGTCATTGGAGCTGCTATGATAATGAAACCAAAGCTTGTAGTATGTGACGAACCAGTAGCTTCCCTAGATCTTTCAATACAGAATCAGATATTAAATCTTATCAAGAAATTTAATAAAGAATATAACACTACCTTTATTTTTATTTCTCATGATTTAGGAGTTGTATATAATATTTCCCATAGGGTACTTCTTTTATATAAAGGAGAAGTTCAGGAGATAAGAGAAACTGTTGAATTTTTTAAAAACCCCAGTAGTAAATATGGAAAGTATTTTTTAGACGGAATAAAAGTTTAA
- a CDS encoding ATP-binding cassette domain-containing protein, with the protein MIIDIEKLNLEIDGQVLLKDMSFHMEKGEIVALVGESGSGKTLTTKFILGILPERSIIHFEKFEKNCKIGAVFQNAFISLNPTIKIGSQLRRLYESHYGNNGKWKEEVTALLEKVGIKEIDKFLKKYPHETSGGERQRVVIAGALIGKPEVLIADEVTTALDMRTKREVLALFKNIRKELGISILFISHDLDSIKNFADRACVMYKGNIVEENSCEGIFRHQEHHYVKKLINFSKTLWTRGE; encoded by the coding sequence ATGATAATAGATATAGAAAAATTAAATCTGGAAATTGATGGACAGGTACTTTTAAAAGATATGAGTTTTCATATGGAAAAGGGCGAGATAGTAGCTCTTGTAGGAGAGTCTGGAAGCGGAAAGACTTTGACCACTAAATTTATATTGGGAATACTTCCAGAGAGAAGTATAATCCATTTTGAAAAGTTTGAAAAAAACTGTAAAATAGGAGCAGTTTTTCAAAATGCCTTTATATCATTAAATCCAACGATAAAGATAGGGAGTCAATTAAGAAGACTTTATGAATCACACTATGGAAATAATGGGAAATGGAAAGAGGAAGTAACAGCTCTTTTAGAAAAAGTTGGAATAAAAGAAATTGATAAATTTTTAAAAAAATATCCTCATGAAACAAGTGGAGGAGAAAGACAAAGGGTTGTTATAGCAGGAGCATTAATAGGAAAACCAGAGGTATTGATAGCAGATGAAGTAACTACTGCTTTAGATATGAGAACAAAAAGGGAAGTATTAGCTCTTTTTAAGAATATAAGAAAAGAACTTGGAATATCTATACTTTTTATTTCACATGATTTAGATTCTATAAAAAACTTTGCAGACAGAGCTTGTGTTATGTACAAAGGAAATATTGTAGAAGAAAACAGCTGTGAGGGAATATTTAGGCATCAAGAACACCATTATGTAAAAAAGCTTATAAATTTTTCAAAAACTCTGTGGACAAGAGGAGAATAA
- a CDS encoding ABC transporter permease, with amino-acid sequence MKKRYIVLMLLLIITAYFYQNPYAMNNDMILAGPSLKNLLGCDNLGRDIFSRLVLGSFYTLLIASVSVALSVIAGTMIGSIAGYYGKTLDSVITSFIEVIIAIPSILIALGVIIILKTGFMSMIVAIFLIYLPRCVNMVRGLVKKERNMEYVVAAKTYGVSDLRIIFYHILPNIMKSVLISFTTGFAGAILTEAGLGYLGLGIQPPYPTWGNILNQSQSYFLSAPWFTIAPGLAIIFTVYQMNKLEKRGKRF; translated from the coding sequence ATGAAAAAAAGATACATTGTACTTATGCTCCTTTTAATAATAACAGCATATTTTTATCAGAATCCTTATGCTATGAATAATGATATGATACTTGCAGGTCCAAGTTTAAAAAATTTATTAGGGTGTGATAATTTAGGAAGGGATATTTTCAGCAGGCTTGTGCTTGGGTCTTTTTATACTCTCCTTATAGCTTCTGTTTCTGTGGCACTTTCTGTAATTGCAGGAACAATGATAGGAAGTATAGCAGGTTATTATGGAAAAACTTTAGATTCTGTTATTACATCTTTTATAGAGGTAATAATAGCTATTCCTTCAATATTAATAGCTCTTGGAGTAATAATAATTTTAAAGACAGGATTTATGTCAATGATAGTAGCAATTTTTCTTATTTACCTTCCAAGATGTGTAAATATGGTAAGAGGACTTGTGAAAAAAGAGAGAAATATGGAATATGTAGTAGCAGCTAAAACATATGGAGTATCAGATTTAAGAATAATTTTCTATCATATACTTCCTAATATAATGAAATCTGTTCTTATCAGTTTTACAACTGGATTTGCAGGAGCAATATTAACAGAGGCAGGGTTGGGATATCTTGGATTGGGGATACAACCTCCATATCCTACATGGGGAAATATTTTAAATCAGTCACAGTCATATTTTTTATCAGCCCCATGGTTTACTATAGCTCCGGGACTTGCTATAATATTCACAGTTTATCAGATGAATAAACTTGAAAAGAGAGGAAAAAGATTCTAA
- a CDS encoding ABC transporter permease, translated as MFYIKKLAKMIFSIFLIGTLSFLLLEMIPGDPASAILGVESTPEDIELLRETLGLNKSLIVRYLTWGKGVLAGDFGNSFKYSEPVVDLILKRLPLTLEIAMISIGIVFLVSVPLSFLLYKIKNKHVKKFGDFMIGVFISVPSFWLGIIFMFVFGVILRWFSVGYNNTFTSLLMPCVVIAIPNIGIITSYIRSNLEYEMREEYIKYLYVNGLKMKWLNLYILKNSILPVIPLIGIMIIDLITGIVIIEQIFSIPGIGRLLITSVVTRDIPLIQGLIFYTSVVLVIINFIIDILYSVIDPRIRGGE; from the coding sequence ATGTTTTATATAAAAAAACTCGCAAAGATGATTTTTTCTATATTTCTTATAGGGACACTTTCATTTTTGCTTTTAGAAATGATTCCTGGTGATCCAGCATCAGCAATACTTGGTGTTGAAAGTACTCCAGAGGACATTGAATTATTAAGGGAAACTCTTGGATTAAATAAGAGTCTGATAGTCAGATATCTGACATGGGGAAAAGGAGTGCTTGCAGGAGATTTTGGAAATTCCTTTAAGTACTCTGAACCTGTTGTTGACCTTATTCTTAAAAGGCTTCCCCTCACTTTAGAAATAGCCATGATTTCCATAGGGATAGTATTTTTAGTATCTGTACCCCTATCTTTTTTGCTGTATAAAATAAAAAATAAACATGTGAAAAAATTTGGAGACTTTATGATAGGAGTTTTTATCTCAGTTCCATCATTCTGGCTGGGAATAATTTTTATGTTTGTTTTTGGAGTAATATTGAGATGGTTTTCTGTTGGATACAATAATACTTTTACATCTCTGCTTATGCCTTGTGTGGTTATAGCTATTCCTAATATAGGAATAATTACAAGCTATATCAGAAGCAATCTTGAATATGAGATGAGGGAAGAATATATAAAATATCTTTATGTAAATGGCCTTAAAATGAAATGGCTTAATCTGTATATATTGAAAAATTCCATTCTTCCTGTTATTCCATTGATAGGAATTATGATAATAGATCTCATTACAGGAATAGTAATAATAGAGCAGATATTTTCTATTCCAGGAATAGGAAGACTTCTTATAACTTCAGTAGTAACAAGAGATATCCCTTTAATACAAGGATTGATTTTCTATACATCAGTAGTGCTTGTTATTATTAATTTTATTATAGATATCCTCTATTCAGTTATTGATCCTAGAATAAGAGGAGGGGAGTAG
- a CDS encoding ABC transporter substrate-binding protein: protein MYLKGRNKKLVVLSLLGLALLGCGKKEKVPEKKVVRTITSMDIDSLNPYKLVSSGSEEIMMNVFEGLVMPTVDGGLYPAVAKEYNISEDGLKYIFKIRDGIKFHNGNSLDVKDVEFSLRKMSGREGDTPAQAMFSNIDDIKITGEDEVTITLKVPDSAFIYYMTEGIVPDENRDSLDKEPIGTGPFKVSGYEREQKITLEKNNDYWGEKAKIDGVEIFVTPNAETAFLKLLSGEIDILPRVDAKRLNELKNFKTISGAQNTVQLFALNNKFEPFSHKEVREAINLAVDKDGIIKNVMGGYGIKLETNMSPVMKKFCIDNIGEKRDIEKAKELLKNAGYENLEFTVRVPSNYAMHVSTAQVIAEQLKDVGITMNIETVEWATWLSEVYSGRKYEATIVGLTGKLDPDSILKRYASNYPRNFFNYENPKYDKLIADAKITSDENKRIEYYKEAQRILRDENVAVFIMDPELITAVNKNINGYVFYPLSFTNFAKISIGD from the coding sequence ATGTATTTAAAAGGTAGAAATAAAAAGCTAGTAGTATTATCATTGCTAGGACTGGCTCTTTTAGGATGTGGAAAAAAAGAAAAAGTTCCTGAAAAAAAAGTGGTAAGAACTATTACTAGTATGGATATAGATAGCTTAAACCCTTATAAACTTGTATCAAGTGGTTCAGAAGAGATAATGATGAATGTTTTTGAAGGACTTGTTATGCCAACAGTTGATGGAGGACTTTATCCAGCAGTAGCAAAGGAATATAATATATCAGAAGATGGATTGAAATACATATTTAAAATAAGAGATGGAATTAAATTTCATAATGGAAATTCTTTAGATGTGAAAGATGTTGAATTTTCTTTAAGAAAGATGTCAGGAAGAGAGGGAGATACTCCTGCTCAGGCTATGTTTTCAAACATAGATGATATAAAAATAACTGGTGAAGATGAAGTGACAATCACTTTAAAAGTTCCAGATTCAGCTTTTATTTACTATATGACAGAAGGGATAGTTCCTGATGAAAATAGAGATTCTCTAGACAAAGAACCAATAGGAACAGGTCCGTTTAAAGTATCTGGATATGAGAGAGAGCAAAAAATAACATTAGAAAAAAATAATGATTACTGGGGAGAAAAGGCTAAAATAGATGGAGTTGAAATATTTGTAACTCCAAATGCAGAAACAGCATTTCTAAAACTTTTATCAGGAGAGATAGATATTCTTCCACGTGTAGATGCAAAAAGATTAAACGAACTTAAGAATTTTAAAACTATATCAGGAGCTCAAAATACAGTTCAATTATTTGCTCTTAATAATAAATTTGAACCATTCAGTCATAAAGAAGTAAGGGAAGCCATAAATTTAGCAGTTGACAAAGATGGAATAATTAAAAATGTAATGGGTGGATATGGAATAAAACTTGAAACAAATATGAGTCCAGTAATGAAAAAATTCTGTATAGATAATATTGGTGAAAAAAGAGATATTGAAAAAGCGAAAGAACTTTTAAAAAATGCAGGATATGAAAATCTTGAATTTACAGTAAGAGTTCCAAGCAATTATGCAATGCATGTATCAACAGCTCAAGTTATAGCTGAGCAGCTTAAAGATGTGGGAATTACAATGAATATAGAAACTGTAGAATGGGCAACTTGGCTGTCAGAAGTTTACAGTGGAAGAAAATATGAAGCAACTATAGTGGGACTTACAGGAAAACTTGATCCAGACTCTATATTGAAGAGATATGCATCAAATTATCCAAGAAATTTCTTCAACTATGAAAATCCTAAATATGACAAACTTATTGCAGATGCAAAGATAACATCTGATGAAAATAAAAGGATTGAATATTATAAAGAAGCTCAAAGAATATTAAGAGATGAAAATGTAGCAGTTTTCATAATGGATCCAGAACTTATCACAGCTGTGAATAAAAATATAAATGGATATGTATTCTATCCACTCTCATTTACGAACTTCGCAAAAATTAGTATTGGAGATTAA